One Oncorhynchus nerka isolate Pitt River linkage group LG5, Oner_Uvic_2.0, whole genome shotgun sequence genomic window carries:
- the LOC115129590 gene encoding septin-6 isoform X4: protein MAATEIARQAGEGARAVPLAGHVGFDSMPDQLVNKSVNHGFCFNILCVGETGLGKSTLMDTLFNTKFEGEPTQHNQPGVQLKSNTYELQESNVRLKLTVVNTVGFGDQINKEDSYKSIVEFIDTQFEAYLQEELKIKRTLHSYHDTRIHACLYFIAPTGHSLKSLDLVTMKKLDSKVNIIPIIAKSDAISKSELTKFKIKITSELVSNGVQIYQFPTDDETVAEINSTMNGHLPFAVVGSTEEVKIGNKMVKARQYPWGTVQVENENHCDFVKLREMLIRVNMEDLREQTHTRHYELYRRCKLEEMGFKDTDPDCKPFSLQETYEAKRNEFMGDLQKKEEEMRQMFVQRVKEKEAELKEAEKELHEKFDRLKKLHQDEKKKLEDKKKSLDDELNGFKQKKTAAELLQSQAQQAGGSTTLKRDKERKN, encoded by the exons ATGGCGGCCACTGAAATAGCTAGGCAAGCG GGAGAAGGTGCTCGTGCCGTCCCTCTAGCCGGCCATGTCGGCTTTGATAGCATGCCCGACCAGCTGGTCAACAAGTCTGTCAACCACGGCTTCTGCTTCAACATCCTCTGTGTCG GGGAAACGGGCCTGGGCAAGTCCACTCTTATGGACACCCTGTTCAACACCAAGTTCGAGGGCGAGCCCACCCAGCACAACCAGCCGGGCGTGCAGCTCAAGTCCAACACATACGAGCTCCAAGAGAGCAACGTGCGCCTCAAGCTGACCGTGGTCAACACTGTGGGCTTTGGAGACCAGATCAACAAAGAGGACAG CTACAAGTCCATTGTTGAGTTTATCGACACCCAGTTCGAGGCCTATCTGCAGGAGGAGCTGAAAATCAAGCGCACGCTACACAGCTACCACGACACGCGCATCCACGCCTGCCTGTACTTCATTGCGCCCACCGGACACTCCCTCAAGTCCCTGGACCTGGTAACTATGAAGAAACTGGACAGCAAG GTCAACATCATCCCCATCATTGCCAAGTCAGATGCCATCTCCAAGAGCGAGCTGACCAAGTTCAAGATCAAGATCACCAGTGAGCTGGTCAGCAACGGCGTTCAGATCTACCAGTTCCCCACCGACGACGAGACGGTGGCAGAGATCAACTCCACCATGAAC GGCCATTTGCCGTTCGCCGTTGTGGGAAGCACGGAGGAAGTAAAGATCGGCAACAAGATGGTGAAAGCACGGCAGTACCCCTGGGGAACAGTGCAGG TGGAGAATGAGAACCACTGTGACTTTGTGAAGCTGCGGGAGATGCTGATCCGGGTAAACATGGAGGACCTGCGGGAGCAGACACACACGCGCCACTATGAGCTCTACCGCCGCTGCAAGCTGGAGGAGATGGGATTCAAGGACACGGACCCCGACTGCAAACCCTTCAG TCTGCAGGAGACGTACGAGGCCAAGAGGAACGAGTTCATGGGTGACCtgcagaagaaggaggaggagatgaggcagATGTTCGTCCAGAGAGTCAAGGAGAAGGAAGCTGAACTGAAGGAGGCCGAGAAAgag CTGCACGAGAAGTTTGACCGGCTCAAGAAGCTGCACCAGGATGAGAAGAAGAAGCTGGAGGACAAGAAGAAATCCCTGGATGACGAGCTCAATGGCTTCAAGCAGAAAAAGACGGCTGCCGAGCTCCTACAGTCCCAGGCCCAGCAGGCAGGGGGCTCCACCACACTCaagagggacaaggagaggaaAAA TTAA
- the LOC115129590 gene encoding septin-6 isoform X2 yields MAATEIARQAGEGARAVPLAGHVGFDSMPDQLVNKSVNHGFCFNILCVGETGLGKSTLMDTLFNTKFEGEPTQHNQPGVQLKSNTYELQESNVRLKLTVVNTVGFGDQINKEDSYKSIVEFIDTQFEAYLQEELKIKRTLHSYHDTRIHACLYFIAPTGHSLKSLDLVTMKKLDSKVNIIPIIAKSDAISKSELTKFKIKITSELVSNGVQIYQFPTDDETVAEINSTMNGHLPFAVVGSTEEVKIGNKMVKARQYPWGTVQVENENHCDFVKLREMLIRVNMEDLREQTHTRHYELYRRCKLEEMGFKDTDPDCKPFSLQETYEAKRNEFMGDLQKKEEEMRQMFVQRVKEKEAELKEAEKELHEKFDRLKKLHQDEKKKLEDKKKSLDDELNGFKQKKTAAELLQSQAQQAGGSTTLKRDKERKNSGFL; encoded by the exons ATGGCGGCCACTGAAATAGCTAGGCAAGCG GGAGAAGGTGCTCGTGCCGTCCCTCTAGCCGGCCATGTCGGCTTTGATAGCATGCCCGACCAGCTGGTCAACAAGTCTGTCAACCACGGCTTCTGCTTCAACATCCTCTGTGTCG GGGAAACGGGCCTGGGCAAGTCCACTCTTATGGACACCCTGTTCAACACCAAGTTCGAGGGCGAGCCCACCCAGCACAACCAGCCGGGCGTGCAGCTCAAGTCCAACACATACGAGCTCCAAGAGAGCAACGTGCGCCTCAAGCTGACCGTGGTCAACACTGTGGGCTTTGGAGACCAGATCAACAAAGAGGACAG CTACAAGTCCATTGTTGAGTTTATCGACACCCAGTTCGAGGCCTATCTGCAGGAGGAGCTGAAAATCAAGCGCACGCTACACAGCTACCACGACACGCGCATCCACGCCTGCCTGTACTTCATTGCGCCCACCGGACACTCCCTCAAGTCCCTGGACCTGGTAACTATGAAGAAACTGGACAGCAAG GTCAACATCATCCCCATCATTGCCAAGTCAGATGCCATCTCCAAGAGCGAGCTGACCAAGTTCAAGATCAAGATCACCAGTGAGCTGGTCAGCAACGGCGTTCAGATCTACCAGTTCCCCACCGACGACGAGACGGTGGCAGAGATCAACTCCACCATGAAC GGCCATTTGCCGTTCGCCGTTGTGGGAAGCACGGAGGAAGTAAAGATCGGCAACAAGATGGTGAAAGCACGGCAGTACCCCTGGGGAACAGTGCAGG TGGAGAATGAGAACCACTGTGACTTTGTGAAGCTGCGGGAGATGCTGATCCGGGTAAACATGGAGGACCTGCGGGAGCAGACACACACGCGCCACTATGAGCTCTACCGCCGCTGCAAGCTGGAGGAGATGGGATTCAAGGACACGGACCCCGACTGCAAACCCTTCAG TCTGCAGGAGACGTACGAGGCCAAGAGGAACGAGTTCATGGGTGACCtgcagaagaaggaggaggagatgaggcagATGTTCGTCCAGAGAGTCAAGGAGAAGGAAGCTGAACTGAAGGAGGCCGAGAAAgag CTGCACGAGAAGTTTGACCGGCTCAAGAAGCTGCACCAGGATGAGAAGAAGAAGCTGGAGGACAAGAAGAAATCCCTGGATGACGAGCTCAATGGCTTCAAGCAGAAAAAGACGGCTGCCGAGCTCCTACAGTCCCAGGCCCAGCAGGCAGGGGGCTCCACCACACTCaagagggacaaggagaggaaAAA TTCAGGATTCCTGTAG
- the LOC115129590 gene encoding septin-6 isoform X1 gives MAATEIARQAGEGARAVPLAGHVGFDSMPDQLVNKSVNHGFCFNILCVGETGLGKSTLMDTLFNTKFEGEPTQHNQPGVQLKSNTYELQESNVRLKLTVVNTVGFGDQINKEDSYKSIVEFIDTQFEAYLQEELKIKRTLHSYHDTRIHACLYFIAPTGHSLKSLDLVTMKKLDSKVNIIPIIAKSDAISKSELTKFKIKITSELVSNGVQIYQFPTDDETVAEINSTMNGHLPFAVVGSTEEVKIGNKMVKARQYPWGTVQVENENHCDFVKLREMLIRVNMEDLREQTHTRHYELYRRCKLEEMGFKDTDPDCKPFSLQETYEAKRNEFMGDLQKKEEEMRQMFVQRVKEKEAELKEAEKELHEKFDRLKKLHQDEKKKLEDKKKSLDDELNGFKQKKTAAELLQSQAQQAGGSTTLKRDKERKNKPWLCTE, from the exons ATGGCGGCCACTGAAATAGCTAGGCAAGCG GGAGAAGGTGCTCGTGCCGTCCCTCTAGCCGGCCATGTCGGCTTTGATAGCATGCCCGACCAGCTGGTCAACAAGTCTGTCAACCACGGCTTCTGCTTCAACATCCTCTGTGTCG GGGAAACGGGCCTGGGCAAGTCCACTCTTATGGACACCCTGTTCAACACCAAGTTCGAGGGCGAGCCCACCCAGCACAACCAGCCGGGCGTGCAGCTCAAGTCCAACACATACGAGCTCCAAGAGAGCAACGTGCGCCTCAAGCTGACCGTGGTCAACACTGTGGGCTTTGGAGACCAGATCAACAAAGAGGACAG CTACAAGTCCATTGTTGAGTTTATCGACACCCAGTTCGAGGCCTATCTGCAGGAGGAGCTGAAAATCAAGCGCACGCTACACAGCTACCACGACACGCGCATCCACGCCTGCCTGTACTTCATTGCGCCCACCGGACACTCCCTCAAGTCCCTGGACCTGGTAACTATGAAGAAACTGGACAGCAAG GTCAACATCATCCCCATCATTGCCAAGTCAGATGCCATCTCCAAGAGCGAGCTGACCAAGTTCAAGATCAAGATCACCAGTGAGCTGGTCAGCAACGGCGTTCAGATCTACCAGTTCCCCACCGACGACGAGACGGTGGCAGAGATCAACTCCACCATGAAC GGCCATTTGCCGTTCGCCGTTGTGGGAAGCACGGAGGAAGTAAAGATCGGCAACAAGATGGTGAAAGCACGGCAGTACCCCTGGGGAACAGTGCAGG TGGAGAATGAGAACCACTGTGACTTTGTGAAGCTGCGGGAGATGCTGATCCGGGTAAACATGGAGGACCTGCGGGAGCAGACACACACGCGCCACTATGAGCTCTACCGCCGCTGCAAGCTGGAGGAGATGGGATTCAAGGACACGGACCCCGACTGCAAACCCTTCAG TCTGCAGGAGACGTACGAGGCCAAGAGGAACGAGTTCATGGGTGACCtgcagaagaaggaggaggagatgaggcagATGTTCGTCCAGAGAGTCAAGGAGAAGGAAGCTGAACTGAAGGAGGCCGAGAAAgag CTGCACGAGAAGTTTGACCGGCTCAAGAAGCTGCACCAGGATGAGAAGAAGAAGCTGGAGGACAAGAAGAAATCCCTGGATGACGAGCTCAATGGCTTCAAGCAGAAAAAGACGGCTGCCGAGCTCCTACAGTCCCAGGCCCAGCAGGCAGGGGGCTCCACCACACTCaagagggacaaggagaggaaAAA TAAACCCTGGCTCTGCACTGAGTAG
- the LOC115129590 gene encoding septin-6 isoform X3: MAATEIARQAGEGARAVPLAGHVGFDSMPDQLVNKSVNHGFCFNILCVGETGLGKSTLMDTLFNTKFEGEPTQHNQPGVQLKSNTYELQESNVRLKLTVVNTVGFGDQINKEDSYKSIVEFIDTQFEAYLQEELKIKRTLHSYHDTRIHACLYFIAPTGHSLKSLDLVTMKKLDSKVNIIPIIAKSDAISKSELTKFKIKITSELVSNGVQIYQFPTDDETVAEINSTMNGHLPFAVVGSTEEVKIGNKMVKARQYPWGTVQVENENHCDFVKLREMLIRVNMEDLREQTHTRHYELYRRCKLEEMGFKDTDPDCKPFSLQETYEAKRNEFMGDLQKKEEEMRQMFVQRVKEKEAELKEAEKELHEKFDRLKKLHQDEKKKLEDKKKSLDDELNGFKQKKTAAELLQSQAQQAGGSTTLKRDKERKNFF, from the exons ATGGCGGCCACTGAAATAGCTAGGCAAGCG GGAGAAGGTGCTCGTGCCGTCCCTCTAGCCGGCCATGTCGGCTTTGATAGCATGCCCGACCAGCTGGTCAACAAGTCTGTCAACCACGGCTTCTGCTTCAACATCCTCTGTGTCG GGGAAACGGGCCTGGGCAAGTCCACTCTTATGGACACCCTGTTCAACACCAAGTTCGAGGGCGAGCCCACCCAGCACAACCAGCCGGGCGTGCAGCTCAAGTCCAACACATACGAGCTCCAAGAGAGCAACGTGCGCCTCAAGCTGACCGTGGTCAACACTGTGGGCTTTGGAGACCAGATCAACAAAGAGGACAG CTACAAGTCCATTGTTGAGTTTATCGACACCCAGTTCGAGGCCTATCTGCAGGAGGAGCTGAAAATCAAGCGCACGCTACACAGCTACCACGACACGCGCATCCACGCCTGCCTGTACTTCATTGCGCCCACCGGACACTCCCTCAAGTCCCTGGACCTGGTAACTATGAAGAAACTGGACAGCAAG GTCAACATCATCCCCATCATTGCCAAGTCAGATGCCATCTCCAAGAGCGAGCTGACCAAGTTCAAGATCAAGATCACCAGTGAGCTGGTCAGCAACGGCGTTCAGATCTACCAGTTCCCCACCGACGACGAGACGGTGGCAGAGATCAACTCCACCATGAAC GGCCATTTGCCGTTCGCCGTTGTGGGAAGCACGGAGGAAGTAAAGATCGGCAACAAGATGGTGAAAGCACGGCAGTACCCCTGGGGAACAGTGCAGG TGGAGAATGAGAACCACTGTGACTTTGTGAAGCTGCGGGAGATGCTGATCCGGGTAAACATGGAGGACCTGCGGGAGCAGACACACACGCGCCACTATGAGCTCTACCGCCGCTGCAAGCTGGAGGAGATGGGATTCAAGGACACGGACCCCGACTGCAAACCCTTCAG TCTGCAGGAGACGTACGAGGCCAAGAGGAACGAGTTCATGGGTGACCtgcagaagaaggaggaggagatgaggcagATGTTCGTCCAGAGAGTCAAGGAGAAGGAAGCTGAACTGAAGGAGGCCGAGAAAgag CTGCACGAGAAGTTTGACCGGCTCAAGAAGCTGCACCAGGATGAGAAGAAGAAGCTGGAGGACAAGAAGAAATCCCTGGATGACGAGCTCAATGGCTTCAAGCAGAAAAAGACGGCTGCCGAGCTCCTACAGTCCCAGGCCCAGCAGGCAGGGGGCTCCACCACACTCaagagggacaaggagaggaaAAA CTTCTTTTAA